Proteins from a genomic interval of Bradyrhizobium sp. CCGB01:
- a CDS encoding DUF4164 domain-containing protein, translating to MNDRVSNSSAMTESSAVEIEIATRRLMAALDSLESAVERRRDADRDENELAARIQALGADRSRLADELDGALVKARKLERTNREISDRLDSAIVTIRSVLDTGEDG from the coding sequence ATGAACGATCGCGTGTCCAACAGCTCTGCCATGACGGAGTCATCCGCCGTCGAGATCGAGATCGCGACCCGCAGACTCATGGCGGCGCTCGACTCGCTCGAAAGCGCGGTGGAGCGGCGGCGCGACGCCGACCGCGACGAGAACGAACTCGCGGCGCGAATCCAGGCGCTGGGCGCGGATCGTTCGCGGCTCGCCGACGAGCTCGACGGCGCGTTGGTGAAGGCGCGCAAGCTCGAGCGCACCAATCGCGAGATCTCCGATCGGCTGGATTCTGCGATCGTCACGATACGCTCGGTGCTCGATACCGGAGAGGACGGATGA
- a CDS encoding cell division protein ZapA → MSHINVTINGRQYRMACEEGQEVRLLKLAESLETRIQSLRGKFGEIGDARLTVMAALTVCDELVDVGNRVRTMEQELTELRDFRNAAVERARLTQTAVVNALNAAAERIEKSTQVLNRTVGNGIAIG, encoded by the coding sequence ATGAGCCACATCAACGTCACCATCAACGGCCGGCAATACCGCATGGCCTGCGAGGAGGGCCAGGAGGTGCGGCTGCTGAAGCTCGCCGAAAGCCTGGAGACGCGGATCCAGTCGCTGCGCGGAAAATTCGGCGAGATCGGCGATGCGCGCCTCACCGTGATGGCGGCGCTGACCGTCTGCGACGAGCTGGTCGATGTCGGCAACCGCGTCCGCACCATGGAGCAGGAGTTGACCGAGCTGCGGGATTTCCGCAATGCCGCCGTCGAGCGCGCCCGGCTGACCCAGACCGCGGTGGTGAACGCCCTGAACGCCGCGGCCGAGCGCATCGAGAAGTCGACCCAGGTCCTGAACCGGACCGTCGGCAACGGCATCGCGATCGGGTAG
- a CDS encoding 5-formyltetrahydrofolate cyclo-ligase — translation MSNSKAELRAKALAARDALSEKKRTAAATKLAKRGLPFDLVPGSIVSGYSPIRSEIDPLPLMKKLAEEGARLALPCVTARGQSLIFRIFHPNDRLMLGPLGIPEPSPAASEVIPDIMLTPLAAFDRLGHRIGYGAGHYDHTFAHLRKAKQIVGIGLAFAAQEIKAVPALSHDVALDYVLTESDVFDFRSSEVAHSLRG, via the coding sequence ATGTCGAATTCGAAAGCCGAGCTCCGTGCCAAAGCCCTCGCGGCGCGCGACGCGCTCAGCGAGAAGAAGCGCACCGCCGCCGCAACGAAGCTCGCCAAGCGCGGGCTGCCGTTCGATCTCGTGCCCGGCAGCATTGTCTCCGGCTATTCCCCGATCCGCAGCGAGATCGATCCGCTGCCGCTGATGAAGAAGCTCGCCGAGGAGGGCGCAAGGCTGGCGCTGCCCTGCGTCACCGCGCGCGGCCAGTCGCTGATCTTTCGCATCTTCCACCCGAACGACCGCCTGATGCTCGGCCCGCTCGGCATTCCCGAGCCGTCGCCGGCAGCAAGCGAAGTCATTCCGGACATCATGCTGACGCCGCTCGCGGCCTTTGATCGTCTCGGCCATCGCATCGGCTATGGCGCGGGACATTACGACCACACCTTCGCTCATCTGCGCAAGGCCAAGCAGATCGTCGGCATCGGGCTCGCTTTTGCAGCGCAGGAAATCAAGGCGGTTCCGGCACTATCCCACGACGTGGCGCTGGATTATGTGCTAACGGAATCGGACGTGTTCGATTTCCGGAGTTCTGAAGTTGCGCATTCTCTTCGTGGGTGA
- a CDS encoding TIGR00282 family metallophosphoesterase, translated as MRILFVGDVVGRSGRNAIAEYLPGMVKDWSLDLVVVNGENSAGGFGITEAIYQEFIDAGADAVTLGNHSWDQREALVFIERAERLVRPANYPRGTPGRGAALVETKNGKHALVVNALGRVFMTPFDDPFAALERELGACPLGVAADAIVVDFHCEATSEKQGIGFFCDGRASLVVGTHTHVPTADHQILTGGTAYMTDAGMTGDYDSIIGMQKEEPLRRFTSGIPSGRFEPAAGVATLSGVAVETDDATGLALKIAPVRVGGRLEPATPKFWLS; from the coding sequence TTGCGCATTCTCTTCGTGGGTGATGTCGTCGGCCGTAGTGGCCGCAACGCCATCGCCGAATATCTGCCCGGCATGGTCAAGGACTGGTCGCTCGATCTCGTCGTCGTCAACGGCGAGAATTCCGCCGGCGGCTTCGGCATCACGGAAGCGATCTATCAGGAGTTTATCGATGCCGGGGCCGACGCGGTGACGCTCGGCAATCACTCCTGGGACCAGCGTGAAGCCCTGGTGTTCATCGAGCGCGCCGAGCGCCTAGTGCGGCCCGCGAATTATCCGCGCGGCACGCCCGGCCGCGGCGCCGCGCTGGTCGAGACCAAGAACGGCAAGCATGCGCTCGTCGTCAACGCGCTCGGCCGCGTCTTCATGACCCCGTTCGACGATCCCTTTGCGGCGCTGGAGCGCGAGCTCGGCGCCTGTCCGCTCGGCGTTGCCGCCGACGCCATCGTCGTCGATTTCCATTGCGAGGCGACCAGCGAGAAGCAAGGCATCGGCTTCTTCTGCGACGGCCGCGCCAGTCTCGTCGTCGGCACGCACACCCATGTGCCGACCGCAGACCACCAGATCCTCACCGGCGGCACCGCCTACATGACCGATGCCGGCATGACCGGCGATTACGACTCCATCATCGGCATGCAGAAGGAAGAGCCGCTGCGCAGGTTCACGTCGGGAATTCCGTCGGGCCGCTTCGAGCCGGCGGCGGGTGTTGCGACGTTGAGCGGCGTTGCCGTGGAGACGGATGACGCGACAGGGCTCGCACTGAAGATTGCGCCCGTGCGCGTCGGCGGAAGGCTGGAGCCGGCTACGCCGAAGTTCTGGTTGAGCTGA